AAAGGAATAATTATTAAATATGAAAATTAGAAAAAATGATGAAGTAATAGTTATTTCAGGTTCAAATAAAGGTAAAATAGGACAAGTATTAGAAGTTTATCCAAAAACACAAAAAGTAATAGTAAAAGATGTTAATAAAAAGACAAAACATAATAAACCTTCTCAAACAAAAAACGAAGGATCAATAGAAGTTAAAGAATTCCCAATACATGTTTCTAAAGTAGCTTTATTAGTTAAAAAAGCAACAAAAGATAAACCAGCACAATATTCAAAAATTGGTTATAAATTAATAAACGGAAAAAAAGTGCGTGTTGTCAAAAAAACAGGAAAAACAATATAGAAAGGTAATTTTAAATTCAATATGACATTAAAAGAAAAATATGAAAAAGAAATAAAAAAGAATTTACAAGAAAAATTCAACTATAAGTCAGTGATGCAATTACCAAAAATTGAAAAAATTGTTTTAAATATGACAGCTGGTAAAGAAGTTACTAATTCTAAAGCTATAGAAGAAGTTATGAATGAAATGACATTAATTTCAGGACAAAAACCATATCAAACAGTTGCAAAAAAATCATTAGCTTCATGAAAATTACGTGAAGGTATGCCTATGGGTGCTAAAGTAACATTAAGAAGAGAAAAAATGTGAGACTTTTTAAGTAAACTTATAAATGTTGCTATACCTAGAATTAGAGATTTTAGAGGAGTTAATCCTAAAGCTTTTGATGGAAGAGGAAATTATTCTTTAGGGATAAAAGAAGAAATTATTTTCCCAGAAATTAGTTTTGATAAAATTAGAAAAATTAAGGGATTAGATGTAATTATTGTTACAACTGCAAATACAGACAAAGAAGCAAGGTTTTTATTAGAACAATTAGGAATGCCTTTTGGTAAGGCAGATAAATAGGAGAAAAATGGCAAAGACATCATTAAAAGTAAAAGCAAAAAAACATAAAAAATTTAAAGTTAGAGAATATACTAGATGTGAATTATGTGGTCGTCCACACGCTGTTTTAAGAAAATTTAAAATTTGTCGTATTTGTTTTAGAAAATTAGCACATGAAGGAAAAATTCCTGGTATTAAGAAAGCGAGTTGATAATTATGGCTATAATTACTGATCCAATTGCAGATATGATTGTAAGAATCAAAAATGCATTTATGAGAAAACATAAAATAGTTGAAATCCCACATTCTAATAAAAAACATAAAATTTTAGAAATCATCAAAAGAGAAGGGTACATTCAAAACTTTGAAGTTTCAGGTGAAGGTGTTAATAAGAAACTTGTTGTAGAGTTAAAATATAAAGGAACAACAAGTGCAATTACTGGAATTAAAAGAATATCAAAACCAGGTTTAAAAGTTTATTCTTCAGTTAATGATTTACCTAAAGTATTATCAGGTTACGGTACAGTTATTATTTCTACATCAAAAGGTCTTTTAACAGATAAAGAAGCTAGAAAGGAAAATGTTGGTGGCGAAATCGTTGCTTACATTTGATAATAATGTCTAGAGTTGGTAAAAGA
This genomic interval from Mesomycoplasma molare contains the following:
- the rplX gene encoding 50S ribosomal protein L24, which codes for MKIRKNDEVIVISGSNKGKIGQVLEVYPKTQKVIVKDVNKKTKHNKPSQTKNEGSIEVKEFPIHVSKVALLVKKATKDKPAQYSKIGYKLINGKKVRVVKKTGKTI
- the rplE gene encoding 50S ribosomal protein L5, producing the protein MTLKEKYEKEIKKNLQEKFNYKSVMQLPKIEKIVLNMTAGKEVTNSKAIEEVMNEMTLISGQKPYQTVAKKSLASWKLREGMPMGAKVTLRREKMWDFLSKLINVAIPRIRDFRGVNPKAFDGRGNYSLGIKEEIIFPEISFDKIRKIKGLDVIIVTTANTDKEARFLLEQLGMPFGKADK
- a CDS encoding type Z 30S ribosomal protein S14 — protein: MAKTSLKVKAKKHKKFKVREYTRCELCGRPHAVLRKFKICRICFRKLAHEGKIPGIKKASW
- the rpsH gene encoding 30S ribosomal protein S8, with the protein product MAIITDPIADMIVRIKNAFMRKHKIVEIPHSNKKHKILEIIKREGYIQNFEVSGEGVNKKLVVELKYKGTTSAITGIKRISKPGLKVYSSVNDLPKVLSGYGTVIISTSKGLLTDKEARKENVGGEIVAYIW